One stretch of Filifactor alocis ATCC 35896 DNA includes these proteins:
- a CDS encoding radical SAM protein, whose product MRYSGIVYRPPSEGRSLIVQATIGCSHNKCTFCDMYKDKVFQVRKVEDILQDFREARSYYPYVRRIFLADGDALIMKTEQLVQILEHIQENFPECERVAVYASPYSIKSKTVEELKLLHQKGLGIGYIGLESGSDRILKKINKNVTSAETIECGLKLKEAGIAVSVTAISGLGGIEYWREHAVETGKAFSAMNPEYIGLLTLFMRGDTPLKKEFEEGKFHILTPEEIMMESMLMLQNIDSPGTILRSNHVSNYVNLYGTLNQDREKMIQLLQNAMDECNFRPEYFRTL is encoded by the coding sequence ATGAGATATTCAGGAATAGTATATAGACCGCCAAGTGAAGGAAGAAGTTTGATTGTGCAAGCAACAATAGGATGTTCTCACAACAAATGTACTTTCTGTGATATGTATAAAGATAAGGTATTTCAAGTGCGTAAGGTGGAAGATATTTTGCAAGATTTTAGGGAAGCGAGGAGCTATTATCCTTATGTGAGAAGAATCTTTTTGGCAGACGGAGATGCCTTGATTATGAAAACAGAACAGTTGGTTCAAATTTTGGAGCATATTCAAGAGAACTTTCCGGAATGTGAGAGAGTAGCTGTCTATGCTTCTCCGTACAGTATCAAGAGCAAAACTGTAGAGGAATTGAAATTATTGCATCAAAAGGGATTAGGAATCGGATATATCGGTTTGGAATCCGGTAGCGACAGGATTTTGAAAAAAATCAACAAAAATGTTACCTCTGCAGAAACCATTGAATGTGGATTGAAGTTAAAAGAGGCAGGCATCGCTGTTTCTGTGACTGCAATTTCCGGGTTGGGCGGAATCGAATATTGGAGAGAACACGCAGTTGAAACAGGAAAGGCGTTTTCTGCAATGAATCCTGAGTATATTGGATTATTAACCTTGTTTATGAGAGGGGACACTCCGCTAAAAAAAGAGTTTGAAGAAGGAAAATTTCATATTTTGACACCGGAAGAAATTATGATGGAATCGATGCTGATGTTACAAAATATTGATTCTCCGGGAACAATTTTGAGAAGTAATCATGTTTCCAACTATGTCAACTTGTACGGAACATTGAACCAAGACAGAGAAAAAATGATTCAATTGTTACAGAATGCAATGGATGAATGTAATTTCAGACCGGAGTATTTTAGAACTTTATAA
- a CDS encoding polysaccharide deacetylase family protein: MKRKFLLLFTVFFLMIPQLSFANVNHTGIPILMYHHFTTGNDVNSPTVSQANFERQMNYLYEHGYTTIHLNQLEDFLDGKIQLPAKTVVITMDDGYRSNYEIAYPILKKYHMRATQFPIVENIGTLSEYTNSSRLPHCSADEMKAMKDVFEFQSHTYNTHYLTTDKKSALITKDYNDVYADLSKASTTLAMLDCSPYAFSYPYGSYNDNIKQVLKNIGVRMAVTVRPGRVTRQSNKLELPRYNISGTINFEDFKKIVSEDPDDVIQEFITKTGAPVDNSNIINITTEKNPETFNVQ, encoded by the coding sequence ATGAAACGCAAATTTTTACTACTGTTCACCGTCTTTTTTCTTATGATTCCACAGCTATCTTTTGCTAATGTGAATCATACAGGAATTCCGATTTTAATGTATCACCATTTCACAACAGGAAATGATGTTAATTCACCGACCGTGTCACAAGCAAATTTTGAGCGTCAAATGAACTACTTATACGAACACGGATACACCACTATTCATCTAAATCAATTAGAAGATTTTTTAGACGGAAAAATTCAACTTCCTGCAAAAACAGTTGTTATCACAATGGATGACGGGTACCGCAGCAACTATGAAATTGCCTACCCTATTCTAAAAAAATACCATATGAGAGCAACACAATTTCCAATCGTAGAAAATATCGGAACCTTATCTGAATATACAAATTCCTCTCGTTTACCGCACTGTAGTGCAGACGAAATGAAAGCAATGAAAGACGTGTTCGAGTTTCAATCACATACTTATAACACCCATTATCTGACAACTGATAAAAAGTCTGCCCTTATTACAAAAGATTATAATGATGTCTATGCAGACTTATCCAAAGCGTCCACTACACTTGCGATGTTAGATTGTTCGCCTTATGCATTTTCTTATCCTTACGGTTCATATAACGACAATATAAAGCAGGTACTAAAAAATATTGGTGTAAGAATGGCAGTTACCGTTCGTCCGGGTAGAGTGACCAGACAGTCTAACAAACTGGAACTACCAAGATACAACATTTCCGGTACAATTAATTTTGAAGACTTCAAAAAAATCGTTTCAGAAGATCCGGATGACGTTATCCAAGAATTTATCACAAAAACAGGTGCCCCTGTTGATAACAGCAACATCATCAATATTACAACAGAAAAAAATCCGGAAACATTTAATGTACAATAA
- the rpmF gene encoding 50S ribosomal protein L32: MAVPKRKTAKSATRSRRSANMKMTAKTLVKCSNCGEFALPHHVCAECGHYKGREVIAK; this comes from the coding sequence ATGGCAGTACCAAAGAGAAAAACCGCAAAAAGTGCAACAAGATCAAGAAGATCTGCAAATATGAAAATGACAGCAAAAACATTGGTAAAATGTTCAAACTGTGGAGAATTCGCTTTACCACATCATGTATGTGCAGAATGTGGACATTACAAAGGTAGAGAAGTTATTGCAAAATAG
- a CDS encoding C40 family peptidase, with translation MNFDYKKTIALLYRNPALLFTIAVSIVLSGFLMIYQPGFGYQITANGSPVGFVKHKNDIRQLSAQVDSILKEEWGGNIEYELELSHKKGRLAGVELTSDEQLQHNVIDCIDVYKPAYLIKSNTAFVMAVDSKETAEKVLNKVKEPYLNIKKNATVEFVQDVNIIGEELVPVDMVYDEHIALNSLNQPNYLASATRSNLVRGSLKHNKKTSTKPLVDVQVSYEETGVVEIEPSVEKRKNPSMTEGRSKVVSEGTPGKKEVQRKVKMINGEIVSQDVIYQKVLVSAKPKIIEYGTKPKVSGIVATACNYLGTPYVWGGTTPRGFDCSGFTSYVFRKKGIYLPRTSYEQARVGERVSRSNLKAGDLVCFPGHVGIYIGNDQFIHAPHPGSHVKIDSLSSRRNFTCGRRISY, from the coding sequence ATGAATTTTGATTATAAAAAAACGATAGCATTGCTCTATCGAAATCCGGCTCTGTTGTTCACTATTGCCGTATCCATAGTATTGTCCGGATTTTTAATGATTTATCAACCGGGATTTGGATATCAAATTACCGCAAACGGAAGTCCTGTTGGATTTGTAAAACATAAAAATGATATCAGACAGTTGTCAGCACAAGTAGATTCCATCTTAAAGGAAGAATGGGGTGGCAACATTGAATATGAATTGGAACTATCTCATAAAAAAGGAAGACTTGCCGGAGTAGAGCTTACTTCCGACGAACAATTACAACATAATGTAATTGATTGCATCGATGTATACAAGCCCGCTTATCTTATTAAATCAAATACTGCTTTTGTCATGGCGGTCGATTCCAAAGAGACAGCAGAGAAAGTATTGAACAAAGTAAAAGAGCCTTATCTTAATATCAAGAAAAACGCTACCGTAGAGTTCGTTCAAGATGTAAACATCATCGGAGAAGAGTTGGTTCCGGTTGATATGGTATACGATGAACATATTGCACTGAATTCATTAAATCAGCCTAATTATCTTGCATCTGCCACTCGTTCCAACTTAGTAAGAGGAAGTCTGAAACATAACAAAAAAACTTCCACAAAACCGTTGGTAGATGTTCAGGTATCTTACGAAGAAACCGGTGTCGTTGAAATTGAACCTTCCGTAGAAAAAAGAAAAAATCCGTCTATGACAGAAGGTCGCTCTAAAGTAGTATCAGAAGGTACTCCCGGAAAAAAAGAAGTCCAACGAAAAGTAAAAATGATAAATGGTGAAATTGTTTCACAAGATGTTATCTATCAAAAAGTTCTTGTATCGGCAAAACCTAAAATTATAGAATATGGAACAAAACCTAAGGTTTCCGGTATCGTTGCAACCGCATGCAACTATTTGGGAACTCCGTATGTGTGGGGTGGTACCACTCCGCGTGGATTTGACTGTAGCGGTTTTACTTCCTATGTGTTTAGAAAAAAAGGAATCTATCTACCAAGAACTTCTTATGAACAAGCTCGTGTCGGTGAAAGGGTATCTCGTTCCAATCTAAAAGCCGGTGATTTGGTTTGTTTCCCGGGTCACGTCGGAATCTACATCGGAAACGACCAATTCATTCATGCACCACACCCCGGTTCTCATGTCAAAATCGATAGTTTGAGCTCACGCAGAAATTTTACTTGTGGAAGAAGAATCAGTTACTAA
- a CDS encoding YceD family protein, with translation MAVIDITDVKKRKKKSISVNDVIPLEECNANYDNVLFLETPVVEGRVRYHEDNLVFDGSVKTLLSVPCSKCLKEIEISVDKPFLVVLVTEEEEYFMDFDSYCYEKDQLNLWDLVWVQIWDEIPFKLLCKDDCLGVCPTCGHNLNDGPCDCPEVEKPIDERMAKLRELLN, from the coding sequence ATGGCGGTTATAGATATTACTGATGTAAAAAAAAGAAAAAAGAAAAGTATTTCTGTAAATGATGTCATCCCCTTAGAAGAATGTAATGCCAATTATGACAATGTTCTTTTTTTAGAAACGCCCGTTGTGGAAGGTCGTGTTCGCTATCATGAAGACAATCTAGTTTTCGACGGCAGTGTGAAGACCTTATTGTCCGTACCTTGTTCCAAGTGTTTGAAGGAAATTGAAATTTCGGTCGACAAGCCATTTTTGGTCGTTTTGGTAACAGAGGAAGAAGAATACTTTATGGATTTCGATAGCTATTGTTATGAAAAAGATCAGTTGAATCTATGGGATTTGGTATGGGTACAAATTTGGGATGAAATACCATTCAAACTATTGTGCAAAGACGATTGTTTGGGTGTTTGTCCTACCTGTGGACATAATTTAAATGATGGACCTTGTGATTGTCCTGAAGTTGAAAAACCGATAGATGAAAGAATGGCAAAGTTGAGAGAATTATTGAACTAA
- a CDS encoding YihY/virulence factor BrkB family protein, producing MKMIQHIKDAMEPKPKDHVLLYSFKCLAKRYVADNLSQLGGQLAYFFILSLFPFLIAVNGILGRFDLNIKEQLGNLSHFFPDNVIYVLQQYLSHLSHSDHNKMFVMSMIIMIWMATSAIRSLLFSLNHAFRSERPLSLQKQLASFPLVVLMILFIFVSLISSSIGKNACETVLRFFKLNQDWTDVWQIIRWIIPFFGVVTIVFLLYNIIPDRNFPRKYTIIGALFSVSLWIVTSMILSFYTSNFGRYSIIYGSLGAIIIMLLFLYWSGIIIVLGGELAHILAMRSQKRFEYDVDERFL from the coding sequence ATGAAAATGATTCAACACATAAAAGATGCTATGGAACCCAAACCAAAAGACCATGTCTTGTTGTACAGTTTCAAGTGTCTTGCAAAACGATATGTAGCGGACAACTTATCACAACTGGGCGGACAGCTTGCATACTTTTTTATTTTGTCTCTCTTCCCATTTTTAATAGCCGTAAACGGAATCTTGGGAAGATTTGATTTAAATATCAAGGAGCAATTAGGTAACCTGTCACATTTTTTCCCGGACAATGTTATCTATGTCTTGCAGCAATACCTGTCACACTTATCTCACAGTGATCATAATAAGATGTTTGTCATGAGTATGATAATAATGATTTGGATGGCAACTTCTGCGATTAGATCATTGCTCTTTTCACTAAATCACGCATTTCGAAGTGAGAGACCTCTATCACTTCAAAAACAGCTTGCCAGTTTTCCTTTGGTTGTATTGATGATTTTATTTATTTTTGTGTCTCTCATCTCTTCTTCTATCGGTAAAAATGCATGTGAAACTGTGTTGCGATTTTTCAAATTAAATCAAGATTGGACAGATGTATGGCAAATTATTCGTTGGATTATTCCGTTCTTCGGTGTTGTAACCATTGTATTCTTACTTTACAATATTATCCCTGATCGAAACTTTCCGAGAAAATACACTATCATCGGTGCATTGTTCTCCGTGAGTTTATGGATTGTTACTTCTATGATACTCTCTTTCTATACTTCCAATTTCGGCAGATATTCTATCATATACGGTTCTCTCGGTGCCATCATCATTATGTTGCTGTTCTTGTATTGGAGCGGAATCATCATTGTCTTGGGTGGAGAATTAGCACATATTTTAGCAATGCGTTCTCAAAAACGATTTGAGTACGATGTGGATGAAAGGTTTTTGTAA
- a CDS encoding Tex family protein, whose protein sequence is MNLYEQLAKEFGLKKKQVEGAIHLIDEGNTIPFIARYRKEATGEMSDEVLRDFYDRLKYLRNLEDRKQQVKASIEEQNRLTPEIISALQEAKTLVEVEDIYEPYKKKRKTRASVAIEKGLEPLSYVIRLGEENLLQQAQNFVNEENEVLTAEDALQGAMDIVAQQLSEDFERKKKIRNIVFSTTKIETSRKKSAEEKEGYLTYSMYFEYNETAKDIPPHRILAINRGEKEDILKVKYLHEEQNIKSVLMEDIVHTEHNEDCLNRIVEDALKRLILPSLERELRSTMTETAEERAIEVFGQNLKDLLLQGTLPNVTILGWDPAFRTGCKIAVIDCTGKVLDTATIYPTAPQNKVEESKKVILNLIDRHQIDVIAIGNGTASRESEEIVREIIKESKREVHHIIVNEAGASVYSASKLGTEEFPDMNVSLRGAVSIARRLADPLAELVKISPEHIGVGQYQHDVNQGRLLEVLKGVVENAVNTVGIDLNTASSSLLGYVSGITPSIAKNIIEYRETNGAFRNRKELLKVKRLGASSFEQCAGFLRIKDGTEVLDNTLVHPESYDKAYGVLYSLHIASDELDTDSAETSEEFEKIDFPQLATQLEVGIPTLKDIVSELKKPGRDIRPKRNPVEFLSEIMTLDDLKEDMVLTGTVRNVLDFGAFVDIGLKSDGLVHISELSDKYVKHPLDIVRIGDIVTVRVIKIDRERGKVGLSMKQLPQH, encoded by the coding sequence ATGAATCTATATGAACAGTTGGCAAAAGAGTTTGGATTAAAGAAGAAACAGGTTGAAGGAGCAATTCATCTGATTGATGAAGGCAATACCATTCCTTTTATTGCACGATACCGAAAAGAAGCGACGGGAGAAATGTCGGATGAAGTATTGCGTGATTTTTATGACAGATTGAAATATCTTAGAAATTTGGAAGATAGAAAACAGCAGGTCAAAGCTTCAATTGAAGAACAGAACAGGTTGACACCTGAGATTATCTCCGCTTTGCAAGAGGCAAAAACTTTGGTGGAGGTAGAGGATATCTATGAACCTTACAAGAAAAAAAGAAAGACAAGAGCATCCGTTGCGATTGAAAAAGGATTGGAGCCGCTTTCCTATGTGATTCGATTGGGAGAAGAAAATCTGCTTCAGCAAGCACAAAATTTTGTAAATGAAGAAAATGAAGTGTTGACAGCGGAAGATGCGTTGCAAGGTGCGATGGATATTGTAGCACAACAGCTGTCAGAGGATTTTGAACGAAAAAAGAAAATCAGGAACATTGTGTTTTCAACTACAAAGATTGAGACTTCCCGAAAGAAAAGTGCTGAAGAAAAAGAGGGATATTTAACTTATTCCATGTACTTTGAGTATAACGAAACAGCAAAAGACATTCCTCCGCATCGTATTTTGGCAATCAATCGTGGAGAAAAAGAAGATATCTTGAAAGTAAAGTATTTGCATGAAGAACAAAACATAAAGTCCGTGTTGATGGAAGATATTGTGCATACCGAACACAATGAAGATTGTTTGAACCGGATTGTAGAGGATGCTCTGAAACGATTGATTCTTCCGTCATTGGAGAGAGAACTTCGTTCTACTATGACAGAAACAGCGGAAGAAAGAGCAATTGAGGTATTCGGTCAGAATTTAAAAGATTTGCTACTACAAGGAACCTTGCCGAATGTCACGATTTTGGGTTGGGACCCCGCATTTCGAACAGGTTGTAAAATTGCAGTCATTGATTGCACCGGAAAAGTATTGGATACGGCAACCATCTATCCGACCGCTCCACAGAACAAAGTAGAAGAGAGTAAAAAGGTAATTTTGAATCTGATTGACCGCCATCAAATTGATGTGATTGCGATTGGAAACGGAACAGCATCGAGAGAATCGGAAGAGATAGTAAGAGAGATTATCAAAGAGAGCAAACGAGAAGTACACCATATTATTGTCAATGAGGCGGGAGCTTCTGTTTATTCGGCATCCAAGTTAGGGACAGAGGAGTTTCCGGATATGAATGTGTCATTGAGAGGAGCTGTTTCCATTGCGAGGAGATTGGCAGATCCTTTGGCGGAACTGGTTAAAATTTCCCCCGAACATATCGGAGTCGGACAATATCAACATGATGTCAACCAAGGAAGACTGTTAGAGGTTTTGAAAGGTGTAGTAGAAAATGCTGTAAATACGGTTGGAATTGATTTGAACACAGCCTCTTCCTCATTGTTGGGATATGTTTCCGGAATTACACCTTCTATTGCCAAAAACATTATCGAGTATCGAGAAACAAACGGTGCATTTCGTAACCGTAAAGAGCTTTTGAAAGTAAAACGATTGGGGGCATCTTCCTTTGAACAATGTGCAGGATTTCTTCGTATCAAGGACGGTACGGAAGTTTTGGACAACACTTTGGTGCATCCTGAGAGTTATGATAAGGCATATGGAGTGTTGTATTCTCTGCATATCGCTTCAGATGAATTAGATACTGACAGTGCAGAGACTTCCGAAGAATTTGAAAAAATTGATTTTCCACAATTAGCTACGCAGTTGGAAGTGGGAATACCAACCTTGAAAGATATTGTGTCAGAACTCAAGAAACCGGGACGAGATATTCGACCAAAAAGGAATCCGGTTGAGTTTTTGTCAGAAATTATGACCTTGGATGATTTGAAAGAAGATATGGTATTGACAGGAACTGTTCGTAATGTATTGGATTTTGGAGCTTTTGTAGATATCGGACTCAAGAGCGACGGCTTGGTTCACATCTCTGAGCTAAGCGATAAATATGTAAAACATCCCCTGGATATCGTGAGAATCGGGGATATTGTAACCGTTCGTGTGATCAAGATTGATCGAGAGAGAGGCAAAGTCGGACTTTCTATGAAACAATTGCCACAACACTAA
- a CDS encoding YjiH family protein, with product MSNNSKPSKASFLLPSVIGIILFMIPVQKAFFGGKGEDAHDWTIIVKILADFISGIIGDFLPMLCVIIVTISAFMSVLALVKPKFITESKLLKEIFETTPVWAAVRVVGCVFIWLIYLQVQAGEEQTGFIHMITEADGGGFILSDLLTVLVIIFAIAGLLLPLLLDFGLLEFVGALLTKLMRPLFKIPGRAAVDCFTSWIGDGTLGVMLTCNQYEGGYYSAREASVIATTFSAVSITFSIVVLAQVGLMEYFGVYYLLICSIGVVCAIICPRIPPLSMKKDTYLVEGRAIPEDIPSEFNSSFEYGMHLALKRVAEHKGVGEFLRNGIKNAAGMWFGVLPVVIAIGPVALLLANHTEVFSILGKPFLPLLNMLQVPEAAEASKTMIVGFTDMFTPSVIAAANITSPMTKFIIAVISVTQLIYLSEVGGLILGSKLPVNFLDLFVIFLERTIISLLIVCPVAHLIF from the coding sequence ATGTCAAACAACAGTAAACCGTCGAAGGCATCGTTTCTTTTACCTTCCGTTATTGGAATTATCTTATTTATGATACCGGTACAGAAAGCATTCTTTGGTGGAAAAGGTGAAGATGCTCACGACTGGACAATTATTGTAAAGATTCTTGCTGATTTTATCAGCGGTATCATTGGAGACTTTCTTCCGATGCTATGTGTTATTATCGTTACCATTTCTGCATTTATGTCGGTGTTGGCGCTTGTAAAACCGAAATTCATTACAGAAAGTAAGCTGTTAAAAGAAATCTTTGAAACCACACCGGTATGGGCTGCGGTTAGAGTAGTCGGATGTGTGTTTATTTGGTTAATATATTTACAAGTTCAAGCCGGAGAAGAGCAAACAGGTTTCATTCATATGATTACAGAAGCTGACGGTGGTGGATTCATACTTTCAGACCTGTTGACAGTACTCGTTATTATCTTTGCAATTGCAGGATTGTTGCTACCGTTATTATTGGATTTCGGATTATTGGAGTTTGTAGGAGCATTATTGACAAAGCTTATGCGTCCGTTGTTCAAAATTCCGGGACGTGCTGCGGTAGACTGCTTTACTTCTTGGATTGGTGACGGTACACTTGGAGTTATGTTGACCTGTAACCAATATGAAGGAGGATATTATTCCGCAAGAGAGGCATCTGTTATTGCTACAACATTCTCTGCGGTTTCTATTACATTCAGTATTGTGGTTTTGGCTCAAGTTGGTTTGATGGAATACTTCGGAGTATATTATTTACTCATTTGTTCGATAGGAGTGGTTTGTGCAATTATCTGTCCGAGAATTCCACCTCTTTCTATGAAAAAAGACACCTATTTAGTGGAAGGAAGAGCAATTCCGGAAGATATTCCTTCCGAATTCAACTCTTCTTTTGAATATGGTATGCACTTAGCATTAAAGAGAGTTGCTGAACACAAAGGGGTTGGAGAGTTCTTACGAAACGGAATTAAAAATGCGGCAGGAATGTGGTTCGGTGTACTTCCGGTTGTAATTGCGATTGGACCTGTTGCGTTATTGCTTGCAAATCATACAGAAGTCTTTTCAATTTTAGGCAAACCGTTTTTACCGTTGCTTAACATGCTGCAAGTTCCTGAGGCTGCAGAGGCATCTAAAACAATGATTGTCGGATTTACCGATATGTTTACACCATCTGTAATTGCAGCGGCAAACATCACATCACCGATGACGAAATTTATCATTGCGGTTATTTCTGTAACACAACTGATTTATTTATCCGAGGTTGGTGGACTGATTTTAGGTTCCAAGCTTCCGGTAAACTTTTTAGACTTATTTGTGATTTTCTTGGAAAGAACAATTATCAGCTTGCTGATTGTCTGTCCGGTTGCACATTTGATATTCTAA
- a CDS encoding IS30 family transposase: MEYNNTTANSRKNKHLNDFERGQIQLLHNKGYSAYKIAKELRRASNTIRNELKRGTVTQIKGIHDVQVYYPDTGKLVYEKNRKNCKKKFKALKCSKYLDFVKQKFNEEKWSLDAICGYAKLNKLYEGQRVCTKTLYNYVDIGLIGIKSIDLPLRVKRKPAKKRVKENKRKLGKSIEERPQEIETRKTFGNWEIDTVIPKKNKEEASLITITERKSRMELILKLNRRKASIVNETLKNTLNRLKEPQKIFRSITSDNGLEFAKLCELEKTYIGNIYYCHPNNPQERGTNEKHNSLIRRFLPKGKSLNDYEEEHYIKIMNWMNNLPRKILNYRTPIEVFIEELNNLGLLDDNEELVQFDIAI, translated from the coding sequence ATGGAATATAATAATACTACAGCAAATTCAAGAAAAAATAAACATTTAAACGATTTCGAAAGAGGACAAATTCAACTTCTGCATAATAAAGGATATTCAGCATACAAAATAGCAAAAGAACTTCGTAGAGCATCCAACACCATAAGAAATGAGTTAAAAAGAGGTACAGTAACTCAAATAAAAGGAATACATGATGTACAAGTATATTATCCGGATACAGGTAAGTTAGTATATGAGAAGAATCGAAAAAATTGCAAAAAGAAATTTAAAGCCTTGAAATGTAGCAAATATTTAGACTTTGTAAAGCAAAAGTTTAATGAAGAAAAATGGTCGTTAGATGCAATTTGTGGATATGCAAAGTTAAATAAGCTATATGAAGGTCAAAGAGTCTGCACCAAGACATTATACAATTATGTAGATATAGGTCTAATAGGAATAAAATCTATTGATTTGCCCTTAAGAGTGAAAAGAAAACCGGCTAAAAAACGAGTAAAAGAAAACAAAAGAAAACTTGGAAAAAGTATAGAAGAAAGACCGCAAGAAATAGAAACAAGAAAAACATTTGGAAATTGGGAAATAGATACAGTAATACCAAAGAAAAACAAAGAAGAAGCATCATTAATAACCATAACAGAAAGAAAAAGTCGAATGGAACTAATCTTAAAATTAAACAGAAGAAAAGCATCCATAGTAAATGAAACATTAAAGAACACATTGAACAGATTGAAGGAACCACAAAAAATATTTAGAAGCATAACAAGTGATAACGGCTTAGAGTTTGCGAAATTATGTGAACTTGAAAAAACATATATAGGAAACATCTATTACTGTCATCCCAATAATCCCCAGGAAAGAGGAACAAATGAAAAGCACAATAGCCTAATCAGAAGATTTCTACCGAAAGGAAAATCATTAAATGATTATGAAGAAGAACACTATATAAAGATAATGAATTGGATGAACAATTTGCCAAGAAAAATCCTAAATTACCGCACTCCTATAGAAGTTTTTATAGAAGAACTAAATAACTTAGGACTTTTAGATGATAATGAGGAATTAGTTCAATTTGATATTGCAATTTAA
- a CDS encoding dimethylarginine dimethylaminohydrolase family protein: protein MDYCCQSMVGKIQAILIKHPKDAFISQQNLENTYEEFNYIGCPNYETVLNEYEIFEKIIKEHVETVHYLPMNDSVGLDSIYAHDSLKVTKKGAIYFPMGKVLRGKEGIATEEYLKSIGIPTLGHIKAPGKMEGGDVVWIDEKTVAIGRGYRTNTEGIEQFKELTKDFVEEYIIVDMPHADGETECLHLMSIISMIDNDLAVVYSKYMPIRFRNFLKERGMKLLEVDDEEYGYLGSNVLALAPRVCIVIEGVPRIKKLMEEEGCKVFVYPGKELSYRGTGGPTCLTCPLHRE from the coding sequence ATGGATTATTGTTGTCAATCAATGGTAGGAAAAATTCAAGCTATTCTTATAAAACATCCTAAGGATGCTTTTATAAGTCAACAAAATTTAGAGAATACCTATGAAGAATTTAATTACATAGGTTGTCCTAATTATGAAACTGTTTTAAATGAGTATGAAATTTTTGAAAAAATTATCAAGGAACATGTAGAAACTGTTCATTATTTACCTATGAATGATTCAGTAGGGTTGGATTCAATTTATGCACACGATTCTTTGAAAGTTACAAAGAAAGGCGCAATTTATTTTCCGATGGGTAAAGTGTTGAGAGGGAAAGAAGGGATTGCTACCGAAGAATACTTAAAGTCTATAGGAATTCCTACATTAGGTCATATTAAGGCGCCTGGAAAAATGGAAGGTGGTGATGTTGTTTGGATAGATGAAAAAACAGTAGCAATTGGAAGAGGATATCGAACAAATACAGAAGGAATCGAACAATTTAAGGAACTTACGAAGGATTTCGTAGAAGAATACATTATAGTGGATATGCCACATGCTGACGGAGAAACGGAGTGTCTTCATCTTATGAGTATCATTAGTATGATAGATAATGATTTGGCAGTAGTATATTCCAAGTATATGCCAATTAGATTCAGAAATTTTTTGAAAGAGAGAGGCATGAAATTATTAGAAGTAGATGATGAAGAATATGGTTATTTAGGCTCTAATGTATTGGCACTTGCACCAAGAGTGTGTATTGTGATTGAAGGGGTGCCGAGAATCAAAAAATTAATGGAAGAAGAAGGCTGTAAGGTATTTGTATATCCGGGAAAAGAACTTTCATATAGAGGAACGGGAGGACCAACTTGTTTGACTTGTCCGTTGCATAGAGAGTAA